The Rosa chinensis cultivar Old Blush chromosome 7, RchiOBHm-V2, whole genome shotgun sequence DNA segment ttaagatatgaaaatatgatcgaaaagtgggtcaaaacctaaaatccATACCTAAGAAAAATTGCTGACGTCCGCAGTGGAAAAGCGTTGTGCGTATATATATGAACCCAGATTAATGGTCTTAGTCCTGACCATCTCGATCGCATGAGAAATAATTGCGGACCTATACCCTTCGTCATTTAATTTAAAGATTATTATTAGAACAACAATATCTTTTAACAAATATCATTCCTCGACGAACCAAATCTGACAGCTACAATTATTGAATCATGTTTTCATGGTGACTGAAAATGACATTTTTTACGAACCTCCTTCCTATACGTacatagcatatataatttAAATTGTTCGAGTTGTGCGGCTTAAATTATATCCTGGAAACCGTATTACACAAGTCCACTCTACATACTAGAACTATATTGGATAAGTAGTTGTAATGGACTGATGGAATTTCAGAGTTAAAGCATCCTCTTTCCTTTTCATTAAGGAGGTCTCAACACAAATAACAGAATTTGGGAAAAACTGGACCTCATTCAAAAGCCTAACTATTTCACTCCTCATTCTAAGTTAGAATTAGCAAGCTACCCTTTTGCATGGGCTCCTATCCATGCAGGAGTTCTGACGTCACAATAACACACCTTGCTGTTTAAAACATAAATGCATCTTGAACCATTTATTCACTTACCATAAATCatataactctctctctctctctctctctctctctctctctctccctctctctccaatAATGCAGAGAAGAGATAtcgaagagaaaagagagaagccAGCCAATATTGGCCTTTTGGAAGGAAGCGACTGAATGCATGAAGGGCCTCTCTGGAGCCCTCACATATTTGCAAAGAAAATCAGCATCTCTGACAGAACAATATTATTAGTATAGCTCAATCGCTAGCTAGCTAGGCCCGGCTAATCTTCTTAAAACTCTGCCAGCGTTTCATGAAATATCACAATCTTATTTCTGAGCAACCCTACTGCAGACCCACACCTATTCATATCACTAATCATACACATTCACATTTCCATTTCCATATATATGCAGTTTgtatatatctgtgtgtatgTAAATATCTGCACGTTCAGTGTATAATATTTCTTCATACAGACATTTAGGGTCATCAATAATGGGGATTAATAATACGAATTGGACTTAATTAGCACTGTTTGGTGGGTTCAGGATAATTTTTGGCCGCTCTAATTGAAAAGCACTTTTGGAATGAGCAGAAGGAAAATGACAGACATGAAAACACTCTCCCTCATATTATAATCATCATTAGTTAAACTACAAGAAAACGGAAAAGATAATTATCAATTAATTAGGACCACAGCAACATTTCTAATTTCactcaccatcatcatcatcatcatattatTATTACTCAAATTTTCTCTGAAAACAAATTACACAGAATGGATCAATATGCTCCCAAATacagtaaaagaaaaaagaaaaaaatcaaacctTTTTCATCAGTAGGATTCCCCCTGTTACTATCaacatctctctttctctatgtgtatttgtttgaaaaagaataaaacaaagagaaaccaggaaaaaagagagagagagagagagagagagaaattaaaaatggaattctttttctttttacaaattTCAAATATGCTGGAAGACATCAAAGTTTGCACCTGTTAGATCTTCTGATAGCGACGTTAACGGATAGCTACTGAAATCTACTGAATTctgatgttgatgatgaagCTGCCCTTCTTCCCATGATGATGAATTGGGCTTCATCATGACTAGTTCCTCTGATTTCGGGCCATCAAATTGATGAAACAAGGACTCTAATTTGTTCTCTGTGTTTATATCCCAAGAAAAAGTACCTGCATTATTTTCCACTACATTGTTGTTGTGGTTCATATGGAAACCGGCAGTTGAGCTATTGCTTGAACTAAAGGAGAAGTCTGTGCCGGACATGCTTCCATGGTCCGAATTCGCCAAACTTGGCATAGAATTGTATCCGATAATTGCTTCATAATTGAAAGAGGGTCTAATGGAATTTGTAGTAGGCGGATGATATTGAGTACTAGTAACGAGGTCAGAATTGTACCCGGATGGATCGATACTAGTTTGGAACTCGAAATAGGATAGAGAGTCGAAGGCAGCTGCAGCTCTGGAAGTTTGTGTAGTACTTATTCCGGTACTAGTACCATCAAAATAACTCGAATCGTTGACGAGAAATGTTGGACCTTGTGATGAATTAGCCATGGGAAGTTCGTGGTGATGCTCATGAGCTGGCACTAGTGGCAAGGATGAAGACTCGTTATTCAATTCTGAGCACTTGACTATATTCGTCTTATCGTCTTTGAGTAGTTCTTCATCTGTTAGTGGCTTGTGAGTGGTCGGGTCAATCCCTTGCTTCATTAGCTTCTTCTTCAAACACGAATTCCAGAAGTTCTTTATCTCATTATCTGTTCTTCCTGGCAATTGTGCTGCAATTTGAGCCCACCTGGTAAGAAATTCACAACCAAAACACACAATTAATGACTCCTCCCCCGCCATTTCTGTTGTTCATATCCCAATTCATAGTTTTTAACTATTTACCTGTTCCCAAGAACTTCATGGAGACTAATAATGAGGTCCTCTTCTTGCTGAGAGAACATTCCTCTCTTTAAATCAGGCCTCAAGTAGTTTATCCATCTCAACCTGCAACTCTTACCACATCTTTGCAACCCTgtttgaaatttaaaaaaaaacatcaagcATTTGATGAAAGTTTCATGCACCGAATTCAGATAAATGCATAGTAATGCAAATTAAGTTGTTGAAGTATAGGGGTAGTGAATTTAAGTACCTGCAAGCTTGGGGACAGAGCTCCAGCAACCGACGCCAAATCTAGTGATGTAATTGAAGAGCTTCTCGTCTTCTTCCGGTGACCAGAGACCTTTCCTTAACTTTTGCTTCAAACAACACGAATGGCGTCCCATATTTGGCTAGCTAAGCTAAGCTTGTAAGGACAATGATATGTGTTTTCGTTTGGTTTTCTTTATAAAGTAGCCGCTAGCAGCTAGCTGGGAATATATGTCTGTCGTCTCTATCGTCTCTatatgactctctctctctctctctctctctctctctctctctctctctctctctgtctctctctctattttggTGGGAGAGACTAAGGGAGAGCTAGAGTGGAAAAATTAAGAGTAATTTCTGATGATTTAAAGAAAAAAGTGGGATAAATCATACTTAGAGTTCAAGTCACAGAGAGAGATGAGGAAGTTGAAGCAATCAAGTGGGTTTTACGCAAATCTGGTGCCGCTGCTTTTGCATTGGGACTGGATTGGGTTTTAAGATATCTCTAAGTCTAGAAATTAAACATAAAGGAAAAGGGAAATAATGTATAAATGAGAACAGCTAGCTCTGTACGTTAACTTTTGTATGGGAAATACAGTTATTATTTTTAGGTATAATTAGGattcataaatatataactAATAATGGGGGGCTTGGAGGCTTGAGGAAAAAGATGCTGCTTGTGTTTTAAAACCTCATAAACCAAAAAGTTTTGTCTTTCAATTTTAGTGTTGCTTGCACAACTAGGAGACCTTTAGCTTAAATTGAGCATGTGCAAGTTGTGACTAGAATTATAGATTCATAATAGTGCACTTAGTTAGTCTCACCCACCGTGTTGCTATATGTATTTGGTAAGGTTAAGAACCATTTATTTGAATCAAAATATTTTGTAGACTTTTGTGGAAATACAAAGGAGATTACAAAGTCAATTATTTTGATTACAAGTTAGACTACTACAAAGGAAACTGATGAAATATTTTGTTTCTAAAGTAATGGATCAGAATCACTAAATATGTCGCTAGGTCTTTGTCAAAATAGAATTTGAACCTACAACCAGTCAATTAACAGCCGATCACTCTACCATTGACAGTTATTTGGAGAACCGGGACCATATTCGAATCTTAGCTGCAAATGACGAATTTGCATATGCACATCATCTCTTCGACTCATTAGCAGATGTTCGTTATATATATCTTACATAAgaattatatttttaaaattattacacatattttctttattttttgaaaattttctttcgCAAATGCCATTTTCAGAGTTACGTATTAACTCAAGATTTCATTCAATTGGAAATTAGAACTCACACATAGTCGATCCCCATAAAATAAGGTCTCATCCATGCTTTTCCAGCTTCTATATACAGTGCAATGCATCTGAGTACCATGAAAAAATATGACgcaaattaataattatttaataaaaaagACAGCCGACAGTAGCAAATCATCGAGTGTGGGTTCCATAATCGATCCATTCGTATATTTGACTCATGCATAAGAACTTGATCCAGAAGAAGAatgtaagaaagaaagaaaattattacATATACAACTTATAAGAGTCAGAACACAGAACGATCTTGACCGTACGCTTCGTATACCtatccaattttctacagaataaacataaaaataaaaacgtaAGATTCCATCACAAAAGTACACagcaaaaacataaagaaaaaaacagaaaggaaaaaaacGAAAGAACAGACAATTTccctttttccctttttctcctcctcattcTTCTTTTATATTTCCCTACCcagtttttttttgttcgacTAGGTATTTCCCTACCCAGTTGGAATTCCATGCATTATTAGCAAGCTTAATTACTTAAGCTCTATTAAGGGTTGGTGATCATTTTACTTGAGGTATATTTAGCCTATAtatagtttgtttttatttatttattctttctCCGACTTATTGAGAGTTTGTTTTCCCAAGTACTTTCTAAGAATTGATAATTCCCTATTGTCCTTTTCTGTTTGTACTAATTATTGCTGTCCTTCATCTCTAACATACACGTCCAAGTTGATATATATTAATGATTTAGATGAAAGTAATTTGTAAGGTAAAAGGTGATTCTCTGGCCTGTCAATAGTATAAAAAATTTATGTCGCCTATATGTGTATAATAAAATGCCACGTATAATATAAGAAATATCTTAAAGTAATTAAGATCAGAAACATACATTAGGAAGAGTTTTTGCCaagacaaaattcaaagaaataaCTCAACGGATTGATGGTGTTGTTCTTCATGCAAAACAACCATTTCTGAATACTCCCTCCAAAGATCTATATTCATGATTTCATAATTAATGTATTCATGAAATTAATTAAGTATGAAAAACACAAGCACTCCCTTCCAAGTCATTAACTATTAATTAGGTAAATTGTAAAGAAGGAATTGCCCCCACTTAATTATTAGCATGAATATCTTATCAAATCAAGCTCTCTTTCATAATCTTGACTTAATGAAAACTTCACGCACCAATTCCCATCTGAGTAACGCACTCTATTAAACCTTGTGCCCTCAATGATTGGAGGGTTTTTCCACGACCGACAATACACGTATGAGGATTTCAagttattgaaaataaaaaaggaaaaataaatacgcAGCCAGCACGACACACCCAAATACGACCAATTTCTGTACACTTTTTTGCCCTGCCATCTTTTGTCGTTGCGATTATTCTATTCAAACACACTTTGTCACActtgtcaagaaaaaaaaaatattataaatggtacatgaacttatcttctattttatcgatgatacctgaacttcaattttgatcacaaccagtacctaaaatttttgatttcattttaaatgatacctaaagCCACCTTAGGTTACTATTCCTGTCAAAAAAGtcaaatccaaaaaataaataaataaataatttaagaCAAGTATATTACCAAAAAGATCATAACTATGATCACAGCCCTTAAAATCACCAAagatcatcactatgatcgcctcatGTGCAATTTTTAGTCGAAATAGTGACCGAatgtggctctaggtaccactACAAAAGAATCCAAATAGTTCAGGAACTGGTGGtgacaaaaaataaagtttAGATACCATccataagattgaggtatagttcaagTACTAGTTGTGATTTTTATCACAACTCGTTTatgtttgattaattaattaattaagattaTAGCCTTAATTAGAAGTATACGATTGGCCGGCTTAATATATTGAAAAACAAGCATGGAGCTTGGGAGAAAGATATATTAATAGCCCATGAAGATCATGCAAGGATCACACGTGAAATATCAATGAACTTTTGTTAGGAtttgaaaacaaattaaaatcaTATATTATATCAATAATAATTGATTAATTGATATTGTTAGCTTGGGAAAATGGTCGATAATTGATATTAACTATGTAAATTTATACAGTAGACTATTATAGCAAATACATGATTAGTCAATAATTCAGTTTAGATGATTGATTAATGGACTGGTTAATTGAAAATCTGAGACCCCAACTTGTTAATGTAATGCAAGACGTCTTCTTATCTTTTCCTCCACCATCATTATGATAATACAGCTTGTAATACAACGTCGAATTTCGAGCCTCACTCTCTCACCTAAACTCTAAAAACTTTCAGGTTGCAAATTTCTACTCGTCCGACGCCGCCCGGACGTTGGGTCTGGCCTCTGGCTGTCATGGGATTTGCTGCCGGACGGGAGAACTACTACCCATAGGACACCCTCGGGGGAATTCCCCCTGGTTTTGTCAGTTGTTTTGGCTGGGATGGTGGAGACGATGATGGTCATGCTGTCTGGGCCGGTATTCTATCCCTGCTGATGAGTTTCTTGGATCGGCGGCTGATGTCGATtttgggaagcgcgcaatttaaccctaaaatatcgttagtagtataagcaaatagggatcgttctatccggggattgagggtacacttgtaattgtgaaacaaataaagaaaagtattatttacaaaaataaaataaagaataaatatatacaagtaaacacaaataagggggggggggattaggattcttaaaattaaaattaaaataaagaaaatgtaaaaacatatatacaagggtggaacgcaaggaacaaagatcaaaatcaattccatgtaatcaaattcgattcaaaccctataattgttcttccaagtcatgagagaggagttgatcatgtgaaacattcgaaagcaaatgatttcccatattttacttttcaacgataattaacctaagcgaaagcacctagattaatcctatcaaacatgcaatcaaaccctagaaagctagtcaatcatgtcatgtttaacgcattacacatagagaaaggctatcaactcaagtgtacaacttagtatgaataagttcacctaattgcaatcctcttcaattaaattcgattcttgtccagaacctttactacttttgattcaagttacacaaaacgaaaagtcgatttcatgttcctaaacctagcaccaattacatgcaaatcctataagtgtcgacccaaataagataaacatataaaagttttctgtaaagcaaatttaatcgaacaaactcacataagcaacttagaatcacaattatagaattcgaaaactttatttaaacatagaaattgggcttaaactttgccctaaacgttaggttaacaagaaacaagttcatacgaaatcaaacaaggaaaccaaaaaggttacaaggaaaaggaacgaattacaccgtgagtggagatggagatggagagctagatggttggatcttgaatcttggaagcaagccttcaaggtggatgatggaggatatgatcttcacggctccttcttcttcttcctctccttgcttgaaaatgcagaactttgcaactagagaatggagaaggaaaatggaaaggaaatggagagacaaagaagatgagatggatgaaggaatgtttgggaaaatggaaaggaaattgagagacaaagaagatggaatggatgaaggaatgtttgggaaaatggaaagg contains these protein-coding regions:
- the LOC112175776 gene encoding transcription factor MYB86; this translates as MGRHSCCLKQKLRKGLWSPEEDEKLFNYITRFGVGCWSSVPKLAGLQRCGKSCRLRWINYLRPDLKRGMFSQQEEDLIISLHEVLGNRWAQIAAQLPGRTDNEIKNFWNSCLKKKLMKQGIDPTTHKPLTDEELLKDDKTNIVKCSELNNESSSLPLVPAHEHHHELPMANSSQGPTFLVNDSSYFDGTSTGISTTQTSRAAAAFDSLSYFEFQTSIDPSGYNSDLVTSTQYHPPTTNSIRPSFNYEAIIGYNSMPSLANSDHGSMSGTDFSFSSSNSSTAGFHMNHNNNVVENNAGTFSWDINTENKLESLFHQFDGPKSEELVMMKPNSSSWEEGQLHHQHQNSVDFSSYPLTSLSEDLTGANFDVFQHI